The following proteins are co-located in the Vibrio astriarenae genome:
- a CDS encoding iron ABC transporter ATP-binding protein: MIKINGLSKKYDEKYVVKNADALFPLGEVTSIIGPNGAGKSTLLSMASRLTESDAGTVVIGDIPLNQWDTQDLAKHLAVLRQSNNINMRFTVRELVSFGRFPYSHGRLTDEDNRIIDNALEQLEITYIQDRFIDQLSGGQRQMAFIAMVVAQDTDYVFLDEPLNNLDIKHSVDMMGSLKRLAHENNKAIVIVIHDINFASCYSDNIIAMKKGEVIISGKKADVIKESVLSDIYEIPFTIREVDGNHICMYYTA; the protein is encoded by the coding sequence ATGATTAAAATTAATGGTTTAAGTAAGAAATACGATGAAAAGTACGTTGTCAAAAACGCCGATGCACTTTTTCCTCTAGGAGAAGTCACCAGCATCATTGGCCCTAATGGTGCAGGCAAAAGTACCCTACTCTCTATGGCGAGCCGCTTGACTGAGAGTGACGCAGGTACAGTGGTTATTGGTGATATACCTTTAAATCAATGGGATACGCAAGACCTTGCGAAGCACCTTGCAGTGCTGCGTCAATCCAACAACATTAATATGCGCTTTACCGTTCGCGAGTTAGTCTCGTTCGGCCGCTTTCCTTATTCTCACGGTAGATTGACCGATGAAGACAATCGCATTATTGATAATGCGCTTGAACAGCTTGAGATCACTTACATCCAAGACCGTTTCATTGATCAGCTCTCCGGAGGGCAGAGACAAATGGCGTTTATCGCCATGGTAGTGGCGCAAGACACAGACTATGTGTTCTTAGACGAGCCGCTAAATAACCTTGATATCAAACACTCAGTGGATATGATGGGCTCCCTAAAGCGCTTAGCCCACGAAAACAACAAAGCGATCGTTATTGTTATTCACGACATCAACTTTGCTTCCTGCTACTCGGACAACATCATCGCGATGAAAAAAGGCGAAGTGATCATCAGTGGTAAGAAAGCTGACGTGATTAAAGAGTCGGTGCTCAGTGACATCTATGAAATACCATTTACCATTAGAGAAGTCGATGGCAACCATATTTGCATGTACTACACCGCTTAG
- a CDS encoding phosphatase PAP2 family protein, which translates to MQSKKFGLLMILVFMAVICLITSLYQSADLSASVSNEYGLFITLLTDSAGHKGFLITLVILGLLFLKLPFTRAQFFSKGLQLGVILLIGFTSKAALKELTESPRPYTEWLAQQALIESAEGFYDLNSVERDGVIIVASESVSSWRTQHWKGEKDYSFPSGHTIFVAICIVFFGGLFAQYRQWLPLSILMLWASGVAYSRLWIGMHRPEDLFASIAFVAAVYLLVPPFNHLGDKLAQQWPNSWPFKLLPDRAK; encoded by the coding sequence ATGCAAAGCAAGAAGTTCGGCTTGCTGATGATATTGGTTTTTATGGCGGTGATTTGCCTTATAACAAGCTTGTACCAATCAGCGGATCTCTCCGCCTCGGTGAGTAACGAATATGGTTTGTTTATTACTCTATTGACCGACTCTGCCGGGCATAAGGGCTTCTTGATCACTCTCGTGATATTAGGCCTTCTATTTTTGAAGCTGCCCTTCACCAGAGCCCAGTTTTTCTCCAAAGGACTTCAGCTCGGTGTGATTTTGTTGATCGGATTTACGAGTAAAGCAGCACTCAAAGAGCTTACTGAAAGCCCAAGACCTTACACCGAGTGGTTAGCTCAACAGGCGTTAATTGAAAGTGCTGAAGGTTTTTATGATCTAAACTCAGTTGAACGCGATGGAGTGATCATCGTTGCTTCAGAGTCAGTGAGTTCTTGGCGAACCCAGCATTGGAAAGGAGAGAAAGACTACTCTTTTCCATCTGGCCACACGATCTTCGTTGCTATTTGTATTGTGTTTTTTGGTGGTTTGTTTGCGCAATATCGTCAGTGGCTACCATTGAGTATCCTTATGCTTTGGGCGAGTGGCGTTGCATATAGTCGTCTTTGGATAGGTATGCACCGACCAGAAGATTTGTTTGCTTCTATCGCATTTGTCGCAGCGGTTTATCTGCTTGTTCCACCTTTCAATCATCTTGGTGATAAGCTCGCTCAACAGTGGCCGAACTCATGGCCGTTCAAACTGTTACCAGACAGAGCTAAATAA
- a CDS encoding family 16 glycosylhydrolase, giving the protein MTNKTSVSYKLSLALIGASCVLSSAAIAEEIHQPHTAQAGETWVLIDELSDEFATRDMDKWNFKPESFGVWTWDDKNAVVEDGILKLSAVHEEHTRKFWDGCNKKPVDDFPLYFKSGMAKSKATGVYGYYEAKMKGADLHPGVSPAFWLYSAFDRTLKEDGDVQYSEIDVVELQQESDDVFHSDHNLHNVIVENGKPKWMRPKPFAETNQNIHKLDFDPREEFAIYAVNVTPEDITWYVNGEQVGYKKNLYWHRDMNVALSLGMRGDQFTRWDCNQFYPVDLQGETGLPTTMEVEYIRAWKLADK; this is encoded by the coding sequence ATGACAAATAAAACAAGCGTGAGCTATAAGTTATCATTGGCTCTAATCGGGGCATCATGTGTACTTTCTAGCGCTGCAATCGCTGAGGAGATTCATCAACCCCATACTGCGCAGGCAGGTGAAACGTGGGTGTTAATTGATGAACTGTCTGACGAGTTTGCCACTCGTGATATGGACAAATGGAACTTCAAACCAGAGTCGTTTGGTGTTTGGACTTGGGACGACAAAAACGCGGTTGTCGAAGATGGTATTTTGAAGCTATCAGCCGTACACGAAGAACATACTCGTAAATTCTGGGATGGCTGTAATAAAAAGCCAGTGGATGATTTCCCGTTGTATTTCAAATCAGGCATGGCTAAATCCAAAGCAACAGGCGTTTATGGCTATTATGAAGCTAAAATGAAAGGGGCGGATCTTCACCCTGGCGTATCACCTGCATTCTGGTTGTATTCTGCATTCGACCGTACTCTCAAAGAAGATGGTGATGTTCAATATTCTGAAATCGATGTTGTTGAGCTTCAACAAGAATCGGATGATGTCTTCCATAGTGACCATAACCTACACAACGTGATTGTTGAAAATGGTAAACCGAAATGGATGCGTCCGAAGCCGTTCGCAGAGACTAACCAAAATATACACAAGTTGGATTTCGACCCACGTGAAGAATTTGCTATTTATGCAGTCAACGTCACCCCTGAAGATATTACGTGGTATGTAAACGGTGAACAGGTGGGTTATAAGAAGAACCTTTATTGGCACCGCGATATGAACGTTGCGCTGTCATTGGGCATGCGCGGTGATCAGTTCACTCGTTGGGATTGTAATCAGTTCTACCCTGTTGACTTGCAAGGTGAGACAGGTCTACCAACGACAATGGAAGTTGAGTATATCCGTGCTTGGAAACTTGCAGATAAATAA